The window TATTAAAGATACCGATGAGCTTATGAAAGTCATTAACAATGTACTGGAATTAATGGACAGCTGGTGCCATGAAAACGATTTGCTTCTAAATCGTAACAAAACAGCAATTGTGTGTTTTGGTGGTGGAGTCACCTTTATGCATAATCTGTTTGTAAGTAAAACGACATTTCTAGGAGTTGAAATAGATTCTCATATTGACGACACCTTATGTGTAAGATTGAGCAGAGTGTGCTTTCAATTAAGAGCGTTAAGATTAAAGAGTTGGCCAAAAGAGTTGGCCAAAAGACACTACTGTCAGTTTACTATGCAAATTTTGCTTCAATTATTACATATGGCATAGTAATATGGGGTGCTTCAGTAAAtgcctcaaaaatatttaaaatacagaaaagagccattagaattatttttaacttaaaaaaaactgaaagttgtaaaatattctttctgAACAACAGAATACTGAAATTTCACtctcattatatttttgaaatctataaattttttatcctaaataaaaatgtgttcgaaattaatataaatcagaGCAATCGTTATATGATTCGAAATCCATCTGAATATGTTCATCCTAggtgtaaatattcattttaaaaaaaatacgaggTAGCTTGCAATTCTTTTTATGGTAAAATCAGTAAAGGATCAACCGTTAATGACATTATGAGAGATAACAGAATGGCTCCGATCAATTCAGTTCGTAGGTACCTGCAACAGCAGTGTTTCTATTCATTGGAGGAAggactaaaaagtaatttttaaacttaatatatgtattaagtaattgtatttataatttttaatttctgacacTTTCCGTGTTGATCTTTAATCACCggaattcgataattttatattaatttatttatttatttattttttaatgaaatgacatttaccgtggaaattttttatacaccggtaatcaattttttttcttttttattatataacataaaccGTGGAAATTTGATACACcggtatcaatatttattttttttaataatatttgaaactttccggtagattttttttatcaccggaaaaagaaatttcattaatatattattttttgtttttaggtaaacaaatttcatatttatttattttagagattCTTACTTTTAAGGATGTCAGCTATCCTACTCGTGAGTTTTTATGGTTTTCCACGATGTTTAAGGTGAATACCGGGATAGTCTACGAAAAGTCGGCCATCACCGCATTatcttttattactttttttacatgattttttttttttgacgaattctatgtatattgtatatcgaaagagaacgaataaaatattattattattattattattattctctaaCCGGTGTAGCAttacaaatataacattttgtacattattCAATCACAACCATAAAACACTTGAGGCGATGGGTGAACTGCTGCAAACGCAAATGCAGAATGCATCAAATCAGACTTTGTATGACGTCAACGAAATAATTGAGTTACCAGATTTATTGAGTCGTATTTTGAATGGTTTAAAAAGAATTCAGCAATCGGACTTTGATAGGAGAAAATGGGAAAACTGCTCAATTTTATTACCAATACTGTGAGTTACTAAATTTATACCATCGGTTTTCCAGAAGTATGCGCACCAGTAACTTTGAATTGTACTTGGActtaattttcaacatatctgaTATATTTTTTGCGTTAAACCATCCCAATTATGCCAAGTGGTCCTTGTAATATTTGCAGGGCCGTGCCTGACGGGCGTTCATTGCGTGCACCGCACGCAGGCGGCCGAAATTAAGAGGCGGCCAAATCGTTACAAGTTGTTTACTGGGCAAAAATACAATCGGTTTGTTTTCATTAAGATACGAAGTAAAAACTGTATTATACATacagttatatgtatatattatatacatataactgtATGTATAAAAACTGATTAGGTCGTTGACTCGTTGTAGTATTTATATACCTAGTCATGCAGCGAATCCGAATTTTTCGAACATTGCACGAGCGACGAGCCgaaatagttttttcaattgACCGGCGTCGCGTAAGCGGTCTTATTCGTCTTATTAGTCGTATTAGTCTATAGACTAGCGAGGATAAATCGTTATTTGTGTCCTGTGTGTGATCCGATATTATTAAAGTCTTTAATTtaacgaataaaaataaattgcttaaTTCCTGAAAACTTTTAGTTGTGTGTTCGTGtggtgaaatttaataaaaagtttatttactcGACAAAGACTGAAAAAGGTAAtacacaaaaaatgtaaaatttgggTAGACTTTCACTTTTTGGGCCCGGGAAATTTTGGCGGGTCTTTTTGGAGGGAAAAGGCCTTTTGATatgaaattcttaaataaatattaaaaaatatttaataatattaaaaaaaattaaaaaaaaaattaaataataattaaaataaataataaaatagtgcaatttaatattaaattacttaaaatcttccttaatttatactaaaaaatgaatatctttctcattttgaatgcatttatataataattaaaagttgtttgtttgcATACCAGATTCTCTGTTTAAATCGCTCACAACCCGCCGATGGAAAATCAAGCATTTGAACTTGTGTAGCCGAAAGCAACTCTTTAAATTAAGCTTATGATTCCTTTTTATAATAGcaatgttattgttattaaatggaAGAAATTTACCTGACATTGAACTAGAAAACAGTTATATGTGGTTGAATTTTCCTCTccgttttcattttcaaaataaatcttgacatatttatgtttaaaaatatgttttacttaaaaagcttataaatgattttcttatCGTGTCATCCTATGcgcattaaaatatacattaattatagattttaagtaatttaatattaaattgcgctattttattatttattttaattattatttaattttttttttaattttttttaatattattaaatattttttaatatttatttaagaatttcatATCAAAAGGCCTTTTCCCTCCAAAAAGACCCGCCAAAATTTCCCGGGCCCAAAAAGTGAAAGTCTAccctaaaatttaatatcactgctcatttacatttttaaaggcCTACGAATGTCTGAAAGGAAAACGAAAAGATTGTCTGGAGCGCAATATAAAAGAAAGCGAGAGGAAAAGCAAAATGaagctaaaaaaatgtttggctcATTAACAAAGTTTTTAGTAAAATCGCCAGAACCGGAAAGTAGTTGTAGTAGCCAATTAAATCCAATTGATGATTTGTTTTgcgataaaaatgaaaatgaattatcTGTCGAAAATGAAAAGGCTAATGACAATACTAGTAGTACCGACGAAATGGAAACAGAAGATAATAAGGATATCGATCTATACAATACCGATACCGCTGAAATTGATAAAGCATATTTTGCTATGTGTATGGATTTAAATGATCCAGCTTGCTGGCCTTTAACAATTACCACTAAAATATTGGATATATTAATCGAAAAAGGACccatacaaaataaacaatctaCATATCCAATTAATGAATTGGAAAGATCATTTTCATCAACttatttctatagaaaaatgccAAATGGTGAAAAATTTAATCGTGAGTGGTTAATCTATTCTCCAAAAACGGATTCCATATTTTGCTTCTGTTGTAAATTATTTGGcaaacaagaaataaaattagttaatgaAGGCTTCAATGATTGGCAACACACATCTGATAATTTATCTCGTCATGAAAAACATCGCTGCATATCGGAAATTGCACCAATTggaaaaatttggaattaaatttaaaaaacaaagctacaattgataaaaatttgcaaCGGTATTATGACGCAGAGAAAAAAAGATGGTATCAAATTGTCGTACGCATGATATCTGTGGTACAATTTCTGGCAGTACAGGGTTTAGCGTTTAGAGGTAGCTCGAGCAGATTGTATGAAAACAATAATGGAAATTTTCTAAAAGCAATTGAAATGATAGGAAAATTTGATGATGTTATGGCAGATCACATAAATCGCATTCAACAATCAGTTGCTTTAAAGAACCATATGCCACATTATGCGGGAAATCGCttccaaaatgaaataattagtaTCCTTGCAGcgcaaattcaaaaatatattttgtcagcAATAAAAGACGCCAaatatttttcagtaattttggATTGTACGCCGGACATGGGACATGTCGAgcaaattacaataattttgagatatgtGCATATTCAAAATGACGAAGTAGAAGTGAGAGAAAATTTCGTTGGTTTTTCTCCAGCTCAAAAAAGTACTGGAGAAGCTTTTTACgactttttaattgaaaaattaagctctcttaaattaaatgttaacgATATGAGAGGCCAGGGGTATGATAATGGATCAAATATGGCTGGAAAACATATTGGATTGCAGAAACGAATTTTGGACAATTATCCACGAGCTTTGTTTATGCCATGCAACGCGCATACATTAAATTTGGTCGTCAATGATGCAGCGAAAGTTTCTTTTTCAACTGTGGATTTTTTTAGTAATGTGTCAGCAATATACAATTACTTTTCCGGATCACCTTTTCGatggcaaattttaaaaaaacatgtaaaatcGTTAACAGTAAAACAAGTTAGCGTAACCCGGTGGGAATCAAGGATTAAGGCGATTAGACCACTGCGTCATGAATTAGGTGAAATTTATGACAGCCTAATAGAACTAGCGGAAGAATGTTCAACACCAATAGGTCAACATGAAGCTAAATGTTTGGCAATGAAAATTAAATCgtacaaatttatttgttcCACAGTAATATGGTACGAAATCTtagaaaaagtaaatattattagtaaaatgaTGCAGACCGTTTCTTGGAATCTTACTTCATGTGCtgaatctattaataatattttaatttttttccaaagtattagaaatgatgaaaatttcgaaaagtatttgaaaattgcTGATGAATTATGTGAATCACTTGAAATACAACCGGAATTTCCTGTTGAAATTAATCTACGTCGACGCCATAAGCAAAAACAATTTGACTATGAAGGAGATGAGGATATTCAGTTAACtgctaaagaaaatttcaaaattaattttttctatgtaatATTGGATACAGCCAATTCATCTGTTACTACCCGATTTGAAACATTATCCAATTTCGAACAGTCTTTcggatttttatataaatttgttgaaatagGAGAGGAcgacataaaaaaaagttgcttCGACTTTCATAATAAATTCAAGGATGGCGAATCGTGCGACATAAACGGAGCAGAATTATACGAAGAgttaatttcattgaaaataattataaaagataggaaACAACCCGAAGAACTCCTAAAGTATTTGTACAaacacaatttacaaaattcatttcCAAATGTATCTACAAGCTTAAAACTATTATTGACCATGCCTGTATCAGTTGCGTCTGGAGAACGTAGtttttctaaattgaaaatcataaaaaattacctaCGTACTTCCATGACGCAAGAACGTATGAGCAATCTTTTTAATTATCGCGATTGAAAGTGAAATTGCTGAATCTTTAAATATTCACGAAGCAATTGACGATTTTGTCAGTAAAAAATCCCGTAGGATTAACTTTTAATAtgtactttatttaataattgcttCGTGAAGATTCAGCAATTTCACTTTCAATCGCGATAATTGAAAGATTGAAAGATTTCCCTAATTAACCGGTAACCTAaccgaaataattttatgaaaccgGTTAATTAACCAAAAACCTTTACTATtttcaatatcaataaataatacgtaagatttgattttttaaaatcaaataattttaaattgtcacTGAGCGACACCTAGGATTTTAAATTATCGTATTCCTATGTTCTTTATGTTTGATAATTTTGTCTGTGATTATAATACCAATaccataattactttttttcatgttattattaaagtaagtaaattaattctattttgtaTACCTCCCAAGTTGCAAGTCAGCCCAGATCTGCCATTGGCCACTGAGCTTTGTTATCCTAATATGTTAGTATAGATTTAAGGGTTATTCCTTGTTCTTTATGTTTGATAATTTTGTCTGTGATTATAAAACcaataccataatttttttcatgttattatttttgtttaaattttaaataaaaaaatgtttattttgtgcatttttttttcttaaatttcatcCAAACATATAAATCTCATAAAACCGGTTTTTAGCcggtttttcttttcagaaaCCGGTTTTGGGAacaaaaccaatattttttttcgttctcGATTTCGGTTAaccaaaaactgatttttttccCGGTTTGATGCCctgtgtataataataaacattaaaaattaaagtagttttttttaatgttatcctGGGGGCGGCCATACAGACTGGCACGCAGGCGGCCATATACCCAGGCACGGCCCTGAATATTTGagcaattaaatcaatttgtatACTAATAATTCATCTTTGGTAGCTGAACCTCAGCAAAACGACCATTTGgcaacaataaaacaaaacaaaacaaaaactttttaaccgTCAACCATCAACCATCAAATTCAGGAAAAttccgtaaaaaaaaaaatgaagaaactaattataaatatgtcatCACGAAGAGACAGATACAAGGACTATTGTTCAACCTGgcttaagaattttaattaaagtctCTGATACTGAcgttttgattgttttttttttttttaggaaatatGCACAAACTAAGGGAATCTGAATTTTGGCTTGCCAGttcagcaacaaaaaaaaaactaataatcaaCCTGTTGATTGCATCAATTGCACCGATTTAGCGTTGAAGTTAGGAATCAAATTATGCCAAAGACTTCTCTCCTTCCATGCATTTACAGGATGTGATTACACGGTAGAATTCTATAATAAAGGAAAAGTAAAACCTTTTcagattcaaaaaataaaaaattgaaaaatatcaaacaatttttgcaaCATTAACAGATGCTGCTGATATTATCATTGATGAAAAAATGAACACCGTTCAAGAATTAACAGCCAGTATAGTATGTATGGTATCAAGAACTGCACTAGAGTGAATGATGCGGGATATctcatttttatgaatattactCTGCTAAAGAAGATACCGTACagttcttgaaaaaaataaaacgctTTCACTCCAACTCCATACCACCATGCTGGATATCAttgactcaaaaaattttactattttcgtAAATTCCATATGGCTTAATGCAACGAATTCATCATGCGTGAAACTTCAATCTGAGAACTGCGATTGGTTctaagataaatatttaaaaccaaTAGGATTCATTGGGGATCATCTCTCAGTCGCAAAAATTCACTCGCAGCaatattttacttcaaaattcGCCAATCAGAATTCGGGACAGATTTTTCGCAGGCAACCTTATACCACCgtgtatgtaataaaataaactttattttcatttaactttaatttaataatcagACCGGTGCAAAATCGATTTACCTGTTTATACCTGGCTACCCGAGATTTGTGACTTCAAAAGAACAGGCAACCTAACGTTTGCTTATTCTATGGGCTTCATACTTTTGATTGGTATGGAATTTGTCTAATAGTCAAACCGGtgaaatgttaacaaaaaaatttctaattattaattaatcatactGAACTAggactgaaattttataggcaatctatatacaatatatttattggcatattaaatttaatataaaatacgttttattaaattaacatcTCGATGAAGGTCGATCTACATCGGGATCTTAGACTATGAACTTGATAATGCTGTAAATAAAACAATCGATAAAAGCATTCTGTTGCGgattaaatatgataaactGCAATGGCAAATTTGCGGGGATTTGAAAATCGTAGCTCTGCTGCTTGGACTACAATTAGAATACACGAAATTTTGTTGCTTTATTTTGGGATAGTCGTGATAGAAAAaagcattataaaaaaaagttgtggtcCTGGACACTTAAACCTGGACAAACTTTCGGGAGCCAAAAAGTGTTACTTCTGCCATTACACATTAAACTAGGACTGacgaaaaatttcgtaaaagCAATGAACAAAAATGGAGCTGCTTTTCAATATCTCCATCAGAAATTTCTAAGATGAAGTGATTTGTAGGTCAAGGAAGGTATATTCGTAGATCTTCAAATAAGAAATTCATTTGAAGATGATAACTTTAACTCGGTTCTAGACGGTACAGAAACAAAAACTTGGGATGATTTTCGCCTTGTTGCAAAAAACTTCTTAGGAAATAAAAAGTGATAACTGGCTTGTAATATGTCCTTGAAAATCCACTGTTCACATTGTCACTTGGACTTCTTTCCGTATAATTGTAGGGCTTTCAGCAATGAACATGGGGAGCGCTTTCATCAGGATATTACAAATATGGAAAAACAATATCAAGGTCATTGGAATGTTTCAATGTGGTCGAATTATTGCGGGTTACTGTGGTTGGACTCTGTAGAAATATTAGAGAAGTAGAATATAAAAGGGTAGCGAGAAAACCACCTCGAAATTCCACTTATGATTAAAAAACTGTATagtttctgtaaattttttttaaatcttttttttctaaaaaaggttaacttattttaatatttattaattatttttgtattcaatacGTGAAATatatgtcaataaaaaaaattgtcttcaaAAGAAGAATACCTTTTgaaagtcaaaattttatatcgagCGCAATCGGTTGAAACCTTCAAGAAATTCGTTTAATGTTCGATGTTTGATAAAATcactgaataatttataaaatatcaaaggaATAATTTTAATGTCTATCAAGTATGATGATTGTACTAAagttatattcattaataagttgaaatttacattaaatattggTAACAGCAATGGAATGAATCaatcaaaagtattaaaatataattgatttttttacttttcatctttaataacttcaaattaataagataaaatttttcggttaaaaCAAGTGGTGTGTGCTACTGtacaaacaaattgaaaatgagTGATAAAAAGTTGGATGAAATAAATACTAACATGCAGTTATTGATATCGAAAATGGAATTATTAGACAAAAAATAGATAAAGTTGAACAAAATATGATACACATAACAGCTGAATGTGAAAGTTACAGAACTTACGACCGAAGTTATGGAActtaagaaagaaaatattgaattaaaacgAACAGTTGATAATCAAAAGcaattatttaagaatatagATTCTAAGCAACGTATGaagaatattattgtatttggtATACCAGAAGAAAATGACGAAGacgtagagaaaaaatttattactgtaATTCAGGAAAAACTACAAATAAATGTTGACGCTAATGAAATTGATGACATATTCCGTCTGGGTAAAAGGATTGAGTTATACAAGAAACATATTAGTAACCCTTAGTATGAAAAAGAAGGAAATAATTATGGAGAAagcttattaattaaaaatgatacaattcatataaaaaacgatttatcACAGGAAATGCGTGAAAGGCGCCGTAGGTTGGGTCCGTGGATGCGAACCAAAATTGAACAAGGAGAACATGTGACAATAAGAGGAGATAAACTGTTCTGTAACGGTAAATATTACACCCTAGAAGAATTAgaatttgtaaacaaaactaAACGACTCAGGAGTGATGATGATGTTCCGCCTAGTAAAAACGAAAACCAAGAGCCGCACACTTCACATTCAAAACGAACAGCAGTAGAACCAAGAAACCCAAGAAAAAATTCGATCCcaaatatgttttcaaaaagGCAAGAGGAAGAAaggtcaaaatcaaattttttaataatgaaaaacctACAACCATTAAATTATGCTGTTGGAACATAGAAGGTATTAAATCGAAAATAgaagataaagaaattttagcTTATTTAGGGAACTTTGATATCGTTATGCTTGAGGAAAATTGGTTAAGCTTTGATGATtatgataaacaatttttacctTGTTTTGTGGGCtttcataaatgtaaattaaaaacaaataaaatgggAAGACAACCAGGCGGTGTTGCGATTTACGTAAACAAAAAGTTACTGTCAAAGGTAATGGTCATTGAAAATGAGTAGGAAGAAGTTCTTTGGTTAAAAGTCGAAACATCTGACGTATTGCACATATTTGGTGCGTGTTATAACCAACCGGAGTATACAAAATACGCAAACAATAACTTCTTCAACGAACTAGAAAATGAATTACttagaattaataatatttaccctTCAGCAAAACTAAGCTTGATTGGAGACAGTAATGCACGTACAGGCAATTTGGACGAACTACTTGAGATCCCAGagaaatattttggtatagatatAAATACGTCCCTTGGGTGTGcacttacaaataataaatataatcgtGATGGCTACGTCAATAATTATGGTAAGAAGCTaatagatttttgtaaaaataatgatatggtAATAGTAAATGGCAGGTCAACTAAAGACCGGGAAGGCGAATTTACATATATTTCGCAAAACGGTAGCAGTACAATAGATTATTTGATAGTACAACGAgaccattttcaaaattatttggattTTGAAGTAAGCAGCGAGAGGTGCGAATCATCGCATATGCCAATTGTTTTCCAGtcaattatgaattaaaatgttatttataacgATACTATCCAGAATAATACAGGTATCATTACAGCCAAATATAAATGGAATAATGAATActttgaatgttttaaaaaccCTTTGAATGACAAAGGCTCGGTTCTTATAAAAACTGGAATTGACCATTTTGTCGAAAATAATCGAAGTGACGAAGCATTTTCGTTGCTAGAAACATACGTAAAGCGCGCAGGGGAAAATATGCGAATCGATATTCCGCGGAGGAATAGTCATCACATACACGATCGGCAAGAGATAGCTTATGTGAATAGTGAATGCTATACAATTAGAAAGGATTGCAGAGCAATTTTGAGGATGTACCGTAGAAGCTTGGACAAACATTCAAAGGAAATATTATTACAAGAATATTTGAGGaagaaattacaattaaataatttacgtaGAATGAAAGGAAAAGAGTACCAAATGAAGTACTTGGAAAATATACAGAGCATTTTAAGAAGCAAGGGCTCCAAAGAATTTTGGAACTTCTTCCGGAACAAAAGAACGGCAATTGATGGGTCTTCAATTAACGATGAGACATGGATAGAGTATTACAAGAAAGTACTTAATTCGCTACAAGTATGGTATGAGATGAATTTTACCTTAATTTACAATATCTGCGAACATAATAACATACTGGATGGTGACTTTTCACTTAATGAAATAGAATGGACGTTAAACTCCATGAAAGATAAAAAATCTCCCGGAGAAAACGGAATTCCAGCcgaattttacaaaaagattATCATTGACAGTGTTGGAGACTTAGAAATGTTAGCGAAattctttaatataatatttaacatcaAGATAATCCCAAAGAATTGGAGAATTGGTACCATATGCAATTTATACAAAGGAAAAGGGGAAATAACAAATCGTAAGAATTTCAGACCCGTTACATTACTCGATACATGTGGGAAAATTTACAGTAAACGACTTGCTGAGAGGTTGCAAAACTGGGCAGAAGATAATAATAAACTGTCAGAGTTTCAAGCTGGTTTCAGACATGGATATTCCTGTGTTGACAACTTATTCGTTATGAACTGTTTAATCGAagatactttcaaaattaaaaaaattaaattattattatacacttGTTTTGTAGACCTACGAGCAGCTTTTGATTCAATTAATAGAGAAGCTATGctgtacattttgaaaaaaaagggagtgtcatacaattttataaaagctaTCGAAGATATATACAAGGAAACGTACGTACGAATAAGACTTGGGAACTCTCTTTCTGAACCAATTAAAACTACAACCGGACTACGACAAGGATGCCAGCTTTCAACAATCattttcaatctttttattGACGACATAGTGGAATACCTAAATCATACAGACACACATGCACCTAGTATCAATGGTAAGGAGATTAAAATACTGCTATTTGCCGACGATATGGTCGTATTCGCACAGTCAGTAGGCCTGCAACGTGcattaaatgaaattgataaaaacaaaaatcgtagTATTTCGAAAaggttataaaatgaaaaataattttaaatggaaaataaatggTGAAAATATTGAAGTGATTGATAACTTCGTATACTTAGGAGTCATGTTAAACTAGAATGACAGTGTGGCTATACATACAAAATGGAAGATTGCACAAGCTAGAAAGGCATACCATGTCTTACGCAAAAGCCTACACGATAAACATTTTATACCCATAAAAACTAAACTAGAAGTCTTTAACACTATGGTGGATCAGATCGTTAGGTATGGATGTGAAATATGGGGTATATATAGCGATgaaaaggaaataaataaaatatgcctCGACTACTGCAAGTGGATTCTCCAAATTCGTAGAACAGCACCAAACTGTGCTACATTAATAGAAACAGGATGTGTACCTACCTCAGTAAAAATTAAAGCTacgtacataaaatatttttataagttgtGGAAATGGACATTGTTACGCTATCAGGTTAAGAAGGCTTACTACAGTTGCTGGGCGAAAAAGtacctaaaaataattgaaaatttaaaattgatgtacCTGTTAGAAGATGATACACCCATTCACCTACATCAAACAATAGAAGATGCAGTCCTTGCCGAATTTTACGAATCCAGTTTTGCTACGATGAGAAATATGAAAACTTTACATCTCTACCAAAATCTTGAACACTATCAGAATGGTGCCAAATACCTCCAAATCTTGGACAAAAATACAAGGAGACCTATAACACAATTCCGCTTAGAGACATGGATAAGGGAGAATCGACTAGGTACAGCAATGAGGCCTGGAATGTATGTTTTGTGCGGACAGGAAGAATCTCCAGACCATTTTTTCACTACATGTCAAGGTTTGGATGACATACGAAGGCAACATCTGGTAGGTTTCGATGATTCAAGTGGTTTGGTAACCTTATTGAATGCTTCCGATACTAAAACATTGCTAAAACTAAGTAGTTTTATTGAATTGGTGTTAACTATGcgtagaaataaaat is drawn from Chrysoperla carnea chromosome X, inChrCarn1.1, whole genome shotgun sequence and contains these coding sequences:
- the LOC123302870 gene encoding zinc finger MYM-type protein 5-like — protein: MFGSLTKFLVKSPEPESSCSSQLNPIDDLFCDKNENELSVENEKANDNTSSTDEMETEDNKDIDLYNTDTAEIDKAYFAMCMDLNDPACWPLTITTKILDILIEKGPIQNKQSTYPINELERSFSSTYFYRKMPNGEKFNREWLIYSPKTDSIFCFCCKLFGKQEIKLVNEGFNDWQHTSDNLSRHEKHRCISEIAPIGKIWN
- the LOC123302872 gene encoding zinc finger MYM-type protein 1-like, yielding MIGKFDDVMADHINRIQQSVALKNHMPHYAGNRFQNEIISILAAQIQKYILSAIKDAKYFSVILDCTPDMGHVEQITIILRYVHIQNDEVEVRENFVGFSPAQKSTGEAFYDFLIEKLSSLKLNVNDMRGQGYDNGSNMAGKHIGLQKRILDNYPRALFMPCNAHTLNLVVNDAAKVSFSTVDFFSNVSAIYNYFSGSPFRWQILKKHVKSLTVKQVSVTRWESRIKAIRPLRHELGEIYDSLIELAEECSTPIGQHEAKCLAMKIKSYKFICSTVIWYEILEKLNVKVTELTTEVMELKKENIELKRTVDNQKQLFKNIDSKQRMKNIIVFGIPEENDEDVEKKFITVIQEKLQINVDANEIDDIFRLGIKSKIEDKEILAYLGNFDIVMLEENWLSFDDYDKQFLPCFVGFHKCKLKTNKMGRQPGGVAIYVNKKLLSKVMVIENE